A region from the Corylus avellana chromosome ca7, CavTom2PMs-1.0 genome encodes:
- the LOC132188225 gene encoding cytochrome P450 76T24-like: MEYLAFVLALSFWWAIIHLITSGLARRNSGSPRLPPGPRPFPIIGNIFQLGNQPHQAAAKLSKTYGPLMTLKLGRRTTIVISSPDLAKEALQKHDQAFSSRTIPDTARAFDHHKFSMTWLPASAQWRSLRKVSAQQIFVPQRLHSTEAIRCKKVQQLVDHVKENCNSGEAVDIGRAAFTTVLNAISNTFFSTDLAEYCSDASQEFLDLVVGTMEEAGRPNIVDYFPALRLVDPQGARRRMNVYFRNFFVVLDGIIDKRLQSRASSLGSKPTSDVLDSLLNLIEEDDAELSCDHMKHLLQDLFAAGTDTTSSTVEWAMTELLHSPKKMAKARKEIEEVLGKDGLVQESNILKLPYLQAIVKETFRLHPPAPFLVPHKAEVDVEMCGFTVPKNAQILVNVWAMGRDSSVWKNPNLFLPERFLDKEIDFKGRDFELIPFGAGRRICPGLPMANRMVHLMLASLVHGFNWKLADEMKPKDIDMREMFGITLHKAEPLLAIPIKSV; the protein is encoded by the exons ATGGAGTACCTAGCATTTGTTCTGGCACTTTCCTTTTGGTGGGCAATCATTCATCTGATCACCTCCGGTCTAGCACGCCGGAACTCTGGCTCACCCAGACTCCCACCAGGCCCCAGACCTTTTCCGATCATCGGAAACATCTTTCAGCTTGGCAACCAACCTCATCAAGCTGCTGCCAAGCTCTCAAAAACTTATGGACCCCTTATGACTCTCAAGCTCGGGCGCAGAACAACCATAGTCATTTCCTCTCCAGACTTGGCCAAAGAAGCACTTCAAAAACACGACCAGGCCTTCTCCAGCCGAACCATCCCGGACACTGCCCGAGCATTCGACCACCACAAATTTTCAATGACGTGGCTGCCCGCATCGGCTCAGTGGAGAAGCCTCAGGAAAGTTTCTGCCCAGCAAATATTCGTTCCACAACGGCTCCATTCCACTGAAGCCATTCGATGTAAAAAGGTGCAACAACTAGTAGACCACGTTAAGGAAAATTGTAATAGTGGTGAAGCGGTAGATATTGGTCGAGCAGCCTTCACAACGGTCCTTAATGCCATATCCAACACATTTTTCTCCACGGACTTAGCAGAGTATTGTTCAGATGCATCCCAAGAGTTCCTGGATCTCGTAGTGGGAACCATGGAAGAAGCTGGAAGGCCGAATATTGTAGACTATTTCCCAGCACTTCGTTTAGTTGACCCACAAGGTGCACGCCGAAGGATGAATGTTtatttcagaaatttttttgttgttcttgatgGTATAATCGATAAACGATTACAATCAAGAGCATCTTCCTTGGGTTCTAAGCCAACCAGCGATGTGCTTGACTCCCTCCTCAATCTCATTGAAGAAGATGATGCAGAATTGAGTTGCGATCATATGAAACATTTGCTTCAG GATTTATTTGCTGCAGGGACCGACACAACATCAAGCACAGTGGAATGGGCGATGACAGAGTTACTCCACAGCCctaaaaaaatggcaaaagcCCGAAAAGAGATTGAAGAAGTGCTTGGCAAGGACGGACTTGTTCAAGAATCGAACATCTTAAAGTTGCCTTATCTACAGGCAATAGTGAAAGAAACCTTTAGGTTGCACCCACCAGCGCCCTTCCTGGTTCCCCATAAGGCTGAGGTTGATGTAGAGATGTGTGGCTTTACCGTGCCCAAAAATGCACAAATACTAGTAAACGTATGGGCCATGGGACGGGATTCAAGCGTATGGAAAAACCCAAATTTGTTTCTGCCGGAGAGGTTTTTAGACAAGGAAATTGACTTCAAAGGGAGAGATTTTGAGCTCATTCCCTTTGGAGCTGGAAGAAGGATTTGCCCTGGATTGCCTATGGCCAACCGGATGGTGCACTTGATGCTGGCCTCTCTTGTCCACGGCTTTAACTGGAAGCTGGCAGATGAGATGAAGCCAAAAGATATTGACATGAGAGAGATGTTTGGCATTACCTTGCATAAGGCTGAGCCCCTCCTGGCTATTCCCATCAAATCCGTGTAA